The proteins below are encoded in one region of Syntrophotalea carbinolica DSM 2380:
- a CDS encoding type IV pilus biogenesis ATPase and membrane protein PihI, which produces MNPKLLQQKIVAFEVTGSEVRAAIVAKSGRKFRVLDFASIKRANHEEDLPEVDALRQLARRLNLTGGKVVFVTPLARAFELFMDRRKISNLKHYQLLEAVRWEVEPYTGISGQNALLGAERERKPKLGPGEIAPEESDEQTVTVSAIERNIYRAAKARFKAVGFSLVRIYPPDVSFFMPLHLDAGAAPRAILEVGEDYSNFAILRGGIPEQINTLSISLDTISSHLNGESPVEGLEETLKFTVRQAPSQEALLVSGSGAGNEEVLSYIAGFCPHGAKPLCLSRSAAFTDSVGDAASAAFGTVVGAGVRELRGARERLIGISDREALVPRLKKSAYLMPLVVTGIFVIFLGGHYLFMKHQDRAYKQRIDELSEQLKSRKRQVEKYDGLLAQLKKLEADIAFTENKIVFFEREADRVIVHVIACLRGIGAVVPENVVLTTVTGDAIEREFLVSGQCFDQKEIGLFASALQKKPWCESAVIQKVEADGQEGVLTFELTVKTRLEKS; this is translated from the coding sequence ATGAACCCAAAATTGCTCCAACAGAAAATCGTCGCTTTTGAGGTGACGGGCAGCGAGGTTCGGGCCGCCATCGTGGCTAAAAGCGGCCGGAAGTTTCGGGTGCTTGATTTTGCCTCGATAAAGCGCGCTAACCATGAGGAGGATTTGCCAGAGGTGGATGCCCTCCGCCAGCTTGCCAGGCGCCTCAACCTGACCGGTGGCAAGGTGGTTTTCGTTACCCCTTTGGCGCGCGCCTTCGAGCTGTTCATGGACCGGCGGAAAATCTCCAATCTAAAACACTACCAGTTGCTGGAAGCGGTTCGGTGGGAGGTCGAGCCCTATACCGGCATCTCCGGGCAGAACGCCCTGCTTGGAGCGGAGCGCGAACGTAAACCCAAACTGGGCCCCGGCGAGATCGCGCCTGAGGAGAGCGATGAGCAGACAGTGACCGTTTCGGCCATCGAGCGCAATATCTATCGGGCGGCCAAAGCGCGCTTTAAGGCGGTCGGCTTCTCCCTGGTCCGCATCTACCCGCCGGACGTGTCGTTCTTCATGCCCCTGCACCTTGACGCCGGCGCCGCGCCGCGCGCCATTCTCGAGGTCGGGGAGGACTATTCCAACTTTGCCATCCTGCGCGGCGGCATCCCGGAGCAGATCAACACCCTGAGTATCAGCCTCGATACCATCAGTTCCCACCTGAACGGCGAATCCCCGGTCGAAGGGCTCGAGGAAACCCTCAAATTTACGGTTCGCCAGGCCCCTTCCCAGGAGGCTCTCCTCGTTTCCGGCAGCGGCGCGGGCAACGAAGAGGTGCTGAGCTACATTGCCGGGTTCTGCCCCCATGGCGCCAAACCTCTGTGCCTGTCCCGTTCGGCCGCCTTCACCGACTCGGTGGGCGATGCCGCCAGCGCGGCTTTCGGAACCGTGGTCGGGGCTGGCGTGCGGGAGCTGCGGGGGGCGCGGGAACGGCTGATCGGCATCAGTGATCGCGAGGCCCTGGTGCCGCGCCTGAAAAAGAGCGCCTACCTCATGCCTCTGGTGGTTACGGGAATTTTCGTGATTTTCCTCGGCGGCCACTACCTGTTTATGAAGCATCAGGATAGGGCCTACAAGCAACGCATCGACGAACTGAGCGAACAGCTGAAATCCCGCAAAAGACAGGTAGAAAAATACGACGGTCTGCTCGCGCAACTGAAAAAGCTCGAGGCGGATATTGCCTTCACCGAAAACAAGATCGTTTTTTTCGAACGGGAGGCCGACAGGGTGATTGTCCACGTCATCGCCTGTCTGCGAGGCATCGGTGCCGTGGTGCCGGAAAACGTGGTCCTGACGACCGTGACGGGCGACGCCATAGAGCGGGAGTTTCTGGTCAGCGGCCAGTGCTTCGATCAGAAGGAGATCGGCTTGTTCGCCTCGGCTCTGCAGAAAAAGCCCTGGTGCGAATCGGCGGTTATTCAGAAGGTCGAGGCCGATGGGCAGGAAGGCGTGCTGACATTTGAGTTGACGGTTAAAACAAGGTTGGAAAAATCATGA
- the pilO gene encoding type 4a pilus biogenesis protein PilO, with the protein MRQLTKLEKFGLAAAMIVAGSFFYMKNFYEPQEQALKKTVAKLNKVVAQVNNLKEAPSLIAVRGRIAKQKKVYEELREQTANLTVKQGTADEITELLGRINLMLDRNGLALTKVEPKPEVAGDFFTWNVFQVCLRGTYGRLLGFLEDLRAMDDAVRIGQLHMEKGDDALLHVTLDLMI; encoded by the coding sequence ATGAGGCAGCTGACGAAATTGGAAAAATTCGGCCTGGCCGCGGCCATGATCGTCGCCGGTTCCTTTTTTTACATGAAGAATTTCTACGAACCCCAGGAACAGGCTCTGAAAAAGACCGTTGCCAAACTCAACAAGGTGGTGGCCCAGGTCAACAACCTCAAGGAGGCGCCGTCTCTGATAGCGGTGCGCGGGCGTATTGCGAAGCAGAAAAAGGTTTACGAGGAACTCCGGGAACAAACCGCAAACCTGACCGTCAAGCAGGGCACCGCCGATGAAATCACCGAATTGCTGGGCCGTATCAACCTCATGCTTGACCGCAACGGCCTGGCGCTTACCAAGGTGGAGCCCAAACCGGAGGTGGCGGGGGATTTTTTCACCTGGAACGTGTTTCAGGTATGCCTGAGGGGCACCTACGGTCGGCTGCTTGGTTTTCTCGAAGATCTCCGGGCCATGGACGATGCGGTCCGGATCGGCCAACTGCACATGGAAAAAGGTGACGATGCGCTGCTGCATGTCACCCTTGATCTGATGATCTGA
- a CDS encoding type II secretion system protein GspD, with amino-acid sequence MMACRFYGLFALMALLTAVSGCGHMNPPKRALYQETFATGADAGQVSQVPSAIPAKEAPYVKIISGTAVESLDEAQRKLAEQAASVPGGLEQKIGTLKLRNVTVRTLTELMTEAYDYNVVASRSVADQIIDINLRNISLRAAIESICRLNDLWYREGDGIITLMTREEYVQDVQVRQAPQTRAFFVRYTNAADMAKVIQASMGKEVYLAAIEDEKVYGHIDPEVDLDVGNGDYEPPELLDTRIRKSGGFRSAQTGAAGQAETANPQRYESTFGASAPGEQSRQQEDDEALLAVLTVFKRNNCIVARSLDEGLLNEMGRIIEALDTPTNQVLLEVRILQLNLNDGFESFFEFEYEGGDNTLGLLGTKALGATTLNYLFDNDRFRARIALYEKEGRLEVVSTPFLMAANNSKVEFFVGEETPLRGEVTSETTTIKDTGTTLTTFTQEIEEEELGTDVEMTTFINADGTVTLDFDAEISSPQLAYSTVQAVNDITGEILEYPIDGTTKSEIKAILSARSGQSIAIGGIIRETIDDSIAKVPVLGDIPGVGFFFREVEKTKSKTETVILLTPHVIMHPALAGQVSQEFLGRKSSHEQVTVGRENILSKDE; translated from the coding sequence ATGATGGCATGTCGTTTTTACGGATTATTCGCTCTTATGGCACTTCTGACGGCGGTTTCGGGCTGTGGCCACATGAACCCTCCCAAACGCGCTTTGTATCAGGAGACTTTTGCGACCGGAGCCGATGCCGGCCAGGTTTCGCAAGTCCCTTCTGCAATACCCGCCAAAGAGGCGCCGTACGTTAAAATCATCTCCGGGACGGCTGTGGAAAGCCTTGACGAGGCGCAGCGCAAGCTGGCGGAGCAGGCGGCTTCCGTTCCCGGCGGGCTGGAGCAGAAGATCGGCACCCTGAAGCTGCGGAACGTTACGGTGCGCACCCTGACGGAGCTCATGACCGAGGCCTACGACTATAATGTGGTCGCATCCCGCAGTGTGGCGGACCAGATCATCGATATCAATTTGCGCAACATCTCCCTGCGCGCCGCCATCGAATCGATCTGCCGCCTTAACGACCTCTGGTACAGGGAGGGGGACGGCATCATCACCCTCATGACCCGCGAGGAGTATGTTCAGGATGTTCAGGTGCGCCAGGCGCCCCAGACCCGGGCGTTTTTCGTCCGCTATACCAATGCCGCTGACATGGCAAAGGTCATCCAGGCATCCATGGGCAAAGAGGTCTACCTGGCTGCCATCGAGGACGAAAAGGTCTACGGCCATATCGACCCCGAGGTGGATCTCGATGTGGGAAACGGCGATTACGAGCCCCCCGAACTGCTCGACACCCGGATCCGAAAGAGCGGCGGCTTCCGGAGTGCGCAGACCGGGGCGGCGGGGCAGGCGGAAACCGCCAACCCGCAGCGCTATGAAAGCACGTTCGGTGCGTCCGCCCCGGGGGAACAGAGTCGGCAACAGGAAGACGACGAAGCGCTGCTGGCGGTGCTGACGGTTTTCAAACGCAACAACTGCATTGTCGCCCGCTCCCTGGATGAAGGGCTGCTCAACGAAATGGGCAGAATTATCGAAGCTCTCGACACGCCGACCAACCAGGTGCTGCTCGAGGTTAGGATTCTGCAGCTCAACCTCAACGACGGCTTCGAAAGCTTTTTCGAGTTCGAGTATGAAGGCGGTGACAACACCCTGGGTCTGCTGGGAACCAAAGCACTTGGCGCGACCACCCTGAATTATCTGTTCGATAATGACAGGTTCAGGGCCCGAATCGCTCTGTATGAGAAAGAGGGGCGCCTGGAGGTGGTGTCCACCCCTTTTCTGATGGCGGCCAACAACAGCAAGGTGGAGTTTTTCGTCGGCGAGGAGACCCCCCTGCGGGGGGAGGTGACCTCGGAAACCACTACCATCAAGGATACCGGGACGACTTTGACGACCTTCACCCAGGAGATTGAGGAGGAGGAACTCGGCACCGACGTGGAGATGACCACTTTCATCAACGCCGACGGTACCGTTACCCTCGATTTCGATGCGGAGATCTCCAGCCCCCAGCTGGCCTACAGCACTGTGCAGGCGGTCAATGACATTACCGGCGAGATTCTCGAATATCCCATCGACGGCACCACCAAGAGCGAGATCAAGGCCATTCTCTCGGCCCGCTCGGGGCAGTCCATCGCCATTGGCGGCATCATCCGCGAAACCATCGACGACAGTATCGCCAAGGTGCCGGTGCTGGGGGATATCCCGGGTGTGGGGTTTTTCTTCCGGGAGGTCGAAAAGACCAAAAGCAAGACCGAAACCGTTATTCTTCTGACCCCGCATGTCATCATGCACCCGGCCCTGGCGGGACAGGTTTCCCAAGAGTTTCTGGGGCGCAAAAGCTCCCACGAGCAGGTTACCGTGGGGCGGGAGAACATCCTGTCGAAAGACGAATAA
- a CDS encoding type IV pilus twitching motility protein PilT, translated as MSIDSPIEIKVAKPARMEELLCATVDRDASDLHLTAGMPPVFRMRGELTVMNCDAYGPEEIETLVNEILTTRHKEVLRTKKSVDFAISATEVGRFRVAVYHQRGALSVALRLLAKGIPSFGRLGLPESVNRLSGLRDGLVLVTGVTGSGKSTTLATVIDDINAKHRRHIITIEDPIEYIHQNNRCIINQRELHTDVPSFSDALRDSLRADPDVILVGEMRDLETMRTAIMAAETGHLVFSTLHSRDCVSTVNRLVGAFPAGEQAQIRQQLSSTLVAVVSQRLLPTAGGSGRVPAVEVMFSTPGISNLIRQGKDDMIYSAIETGAKLGMQTMEQSLLGLVEKGRIGLETGVDAARNGTLLRQRFSRSRAVGSATGGVKG; from the coding sequence ATGAGTATCGATTCACCCATCGAAATAAAGGTGGCGAAACCGGCGCGGATGGAGGAACTGCTGTGCGCGACCGTTGACAGGGATGCTTCGGACCTTCATCTGACGGCGGGTATGCCGCCGGTTTTTCGCATGCGAGGAGAACTGACGGTCATGAATTGCGATGCCTACGGGCCGGAGGAGATCGAAACGCTGGTGAACGAGATCCTTACCACCCGCCACAAGGAGGTGCTGCGGACCAAAAAATCAGTGGACTTCGCCATCAGCGCCACTGAAGTCGGGCGGTTCAGGGTTGCCGTCTACCATCAGCGCGGCGCTTTGAGCGTAGCGTTGCGTTTGCTGGCCAAGGGTATCCCCTCTTTTGGCCGTCTCGGCCTGCCGGAGAGCGTCAACCGCCTGTCGGGCCTGCGGGACGGCCTGGTGCTGGTGACCGGGGTAACCGGTTCGGGGAAATCGACTACCCTGGCCACGGTGATCGACGATATCAACGCCAAGCACCGTCGTCACATTATCACCATCGAGGACCCCATCGAATACATCCATCAAAACAATCGCTGCATCATCAACCAGCGCGAACTGCACACCGACGTGCCGTCCTTCAGCGACGCCTTGAGGGATTCTCTGCGGGCCGACCCGGACGTCATCCTGGTCGGCGAGATGCGTGACCTGGAAACTATGCGTACGGCCATCATGGCGGCGGAAACCGGTCACCTGGTCTTTTCCACTCTCCATTCCCGGGACTGCGTCTCCACCGTCAACCGCCTGGTGGGAGCCTTCCCGGCCGGGGAGCAGGCGCAGATTCGCCAGCAACTGTCGTCGACCCTGGTGGCGGTGGTGTCTCAGCGTCTGTTGCCGACGGCTGGCGGCAGCGGACGGGTGCCGGCGGTGGAGGTGATGTTTTCCACGCCCGGCATCTCCAACCTTATCCGCCAGGGCAAGGACGACATGATCTATTCAGCCATCGAGACCGGCGCCAAACTGGGGATGCAGACCATGGAACAGAGTCTGCTGGGCCTTGTCGAGAAGGGCAGGATCGGGCTGGAGACCGGTGTCGACGCGGCCCGCAACGGCACTCTGCTGAGGCAGAGGTTTTCCCGCTCGCGTGCCGTGGGTTCGGCAACCGGCGGCGTGAAGGGGTGA
- a CDS encoding GspE/PulE family protein: MMPVERFGEFLVRKNVISREALSKLLTTQRLVREKIGVIAVREGLLSEDEMVGYLSEFLEIPLFRSDIDAIDRGIIHVIPKKMALKAHVLPVAVGEAGELILASSGPVPKSVLQTISRIVKKQVRLTLTTTTRLKRMQNLFFSQAYDTTIDLRKRIDVGDSGFIIELFEKIMVRAVNRNASDIHVEPEKDELVVRFREDGVLHRTETFPYDMASNLVARIKVLAGLDIAEKRKPQDGAFYFLPQALDVEIDGVNVRVSVLPTVHGEKVVMRLLPPHDAAIDLDGLGMNKSMLSDFCRHLEAPHGIILVTGPTGSGKSTTLYGSLQMLRGEATNITTIEDPVELTVRGVNQTQVDAGEKISFAAALRSILRQDPDIIMVGEIRDAETLSISLRAAITGHLVLSTLHTNDAPSSFSRMNDMGAEAFLVAASVRGVLAQRLVRTVCQHCGAWETITEAEMAMLGLQGEPFPVKRGAGCERCYRGYRGRLGLFELLSVDEAMQQLIMGRANFEEIRQYAVRHQGFKTLREDGIEKIRKGLTSPEEVLRVTIE; this comes from the coding sequence ATGATGCCAGTGGAACGTTTCGGCGAGTTTCTGGTGCGCAAAAACGTCATCAGCCGCGAGGCCCTGAGCAAGCTGCTGACGACCCAGCGGCTGGTGCGGGAGAAGATCGGGGTCATCGCGGTGCGCGAAGGGCTGCTGAGCGAAGATGAAATGGTCGGATACCTTTCCGAGTTTCTGGAAATCCCCCTTTTCAGGAGCGACATCGACGCCATCGATCGGGGCATCATCCATGTCATTCCCAAAAAGATGGCTCTCAAGGCTCACGTCCTGCCGGTGGCCGTGGGCGAGGCCGGAGAACTGATCCTGGCCAGTTCCGGCCCGGTCCCCAAATCGGTGTTGCAGACCATTTCGCGCATCGTCAAGAAACAGGTTCGGTTGACGCTGACCACGACAACCCGGCTGAAGAGGATGCAGAATCTCTTTTTCAGCCAGGCCTACGACACGACCATCGATCTGCGCAAGCGCATCGACGTCGGGGATTCCGGTTTTATCATCGAACTGTTTGAGAAGATCATGGTCCGGGCCGTTAATCGCAATGCTTCGGATATCCATGTGGAGCCGGAAAAGGACGAACTGGTGGTTCGGTTTCGCGAGGACGGCGTTTTGCACCGCACTGAGACCTTTCCCTACGACATGGCGTCCAACCTGGTGGCCAGGATCAAGGTTCTTGCCGGGCTCGATATTGCCGAGAAGCGCAAGCCGCAGGACGGCGCCTTCTATTTTCTGCCCCAAGCCCTGGATGTGGAGATCGACGGCGTTAACGTCAGGGTCAGCGTATTGCCCACGGTCCATGGCGAGAAGGTGGTCATGCGGCTTCTGCCTCCTCATGACGCGGCCATCGATCTTGACGGCCTGGGCATGAACAAAAGCATGCTGAGCGATTTCTGCCGCCACTTGGAGGCCCCCCACGGCATCATCCTGGTTACCGGGCCGACCGGATCGGGAAAATCGACCACCCTTTACGGGTCCCTGCAGATGCTCCGAGGCGAGGCTACCAACATCACCACCATCGAGGATCCGGTGGAACTGACGGTGCGCGGTGTCAACCAGACCCAGGTCGACGCCGGCGAGAAGATTTCCTTTGCCGCGGCCCTGCGCTCCATCCTGCGTCAGGACCCGGACATCATCATGGTCGGCGAGATACGCGACGCTGAGACCTTGAGTATCTCCCTGCGGGCGGCCATCACCGGGCACCTGGTGTTGTCCACCCTGCATACCAACGACGCGCCGAGTTCCTTCAGTCGCATGAACGACATGGGGGCCGAGGCTTTTCTGGTGGCGGCTTCGGTGCGCGGCGTGCTGGCCCAGCGCCTGGTGCGGACTGTCTGCCAGCACTGCGGCGCCTGGGAAACGATTACCGAGGCCGAGATGGCCATGCTCGGCCTGCAGGGGGAGCCCTTTCCGGTCAAACGGGGGGCGGGGTGCGAACGCTGCTACAGGGGGTATCGCGGCCGACTGGGGCTGTTCGAACTGCTGTCTGTGGACGAGGCGATGCAGCAGCTGATCATGGGGCGGGCCAATTTCGAGGAAATCAGACAGTACGCTGTGCGCCACCAGGGATTCAAAACCCTGCGCGAGGACGGCATAGAAAAGATAAGAAAAGGGCTAACCTCGCCTGAAGAAGTGCTGCGGGTCACCATCGAGTAA
- a CDS encoding type II secretion system F family protein, which produces MTTFVCTALNAEGRRVREIITAPDREAAAERLRAGGLTLLEIREDVAGRTGTSAGGGLLACLGIVRTRDMVLFFRMFSSLIESNVTISEAMEILHEQAENRKLKAVIGEVKARIEGGTPLSDAMAAHPKVFSETITNMIRAGELGGILDTVLVRISDYLESRAALRSKMIMSMIYPSVVVVVAVVVVIFLVTFVIPRFAGLLGGRKLPANTQFLLDLAVFLTKNAVPIVLSFMGGVAALVLLLALPETRVHVDRNKIHIPVIGPVFRYGVIVQFSKTFAALLESGITLVEALRATSATVSNLAVRGMIEKMNDKVLAGEPLSTAFEGNRFFTPMVSAMVKIGEHSGLMDQAMTTVGELHERILSDKIARMSAMIEPVLIIVLGGIVGYVAWGLISGMLALYTG; this is translated from the coding sequence ATGACGACATTTGTCTGTACAGCTCTGAACGCCGAAGGGCGCCGGGTGCGGGAAATCATTACCGCGCCAGACAGGGAAGCGGCCGCCGAGCGGCTCAGGGCCGGCGGCCTGACTCTCCTTGAGATCCGGGAGGATGTCGCCGGCCGGACCGGTACCTCGGCCGGCGGTGGTCTGCTGGCTTGTCTGGGCATTGTCCGGACCCGCGACATGGTGTTGTTCTTCCGCATGTTTTCGTCCCTCATCGAGTCCAACGTGACGATTTCGGAAGCCATGGAGATCCTCCACGAGCAGGCGGAAAACCGCAAGTTGAAGGCCGTCATCGGGGAGGTCAAGGCGCGCATCGAAGGAGGAACGCCGCTGAGCGACGCCATGGCGGCGCATCCGAAGGTGTTTTCGGAGACCATTACCAACATGATCCGGGCCGGGGAATTGGGCGGGATTCTTGACACGGTCCTGGTCCGTATCTCCGATTACCTGGAGAGCCGAGCGGCGCTGCGTTCCAAGATGATCATGAGCATGATCTATCCTTCGGTGGTCGTCGTGGTGGCCGTTGTCGTCGTTATCTTTCTGGTTACCTTCGTCATTCCCAGGTTTGCCGGTTTGCTGGGCGGGCGCAAACTGCCGGCCAACACCCAGTTCCTTCTCGATCTGGCCGTCTTTCTGACCAAAAACGCTGTCCCCATCGTCCTTTCGTTCATGGGTGGGGTGGCGGCTCTGGTTTTGCTTCTGGCCCTGCCCGAAACCCGGGTGCATGTGGATCGCAACAAGATTCACATCCCGGTCATCGGTCCGGTTTTCCGCTACGGCGTCATTGTTCAGTTTTCCAAGACCTTTGCGGCGTTGCTGGAAAGCGGCATTACATTGGTGGAGGCGCTGCGCGCGACCAGCGCGACGGTCAGCAATCTGGCGGTGCGGGGCATGATCGAAAAAATGAATGACAAGGTTTTGGCCGGCGAACCGTTGTCCACGGCCTTTGAGGGCAACCGTTTTTTTACCCCCATGGTAAGCGCCATGGTCAAGATCGGGGAACATTCCGGCCTCATGGATCAGGCCATGACCACGGTGGGGGAACTGCACGAGCGAATTCTGTCCGACAAGATCGCCCGCATGAGCGCCATGATCGAACCGGTTTTAATTATCGTTCTGGGCGGCATTGTCGGCTATGTGGCCTGGGGCTTGATCTCCGGCATGCTGGCTTTGTATACCGGGTGA
- a CDS encoding peptidyl-prolyl cis-trans isomerase has protein sequence MSDWLKKACFLLLAAVLLVGCSEQKKGDNVLATFEGGSLTVEDVQAHLRKLKKNSRYRNNPELLTPEYAFDHAVNMEMVIAKGLKENLHLDPNIRAEIHGFMANLFLKVMQDRLVPQIDKARFTEEEVKAYFDAHPESYVTPALYDVRIIKAADKAELESLVAELGGGLTFEEAVRTHSTDAATREKGGAVGRRPLKRFRPDWRGIVEKLEPGKVSEPTAIGDSWYLLKLEGKTEPVSHVYEDKKAYVRNDLLYTRYREAWQGTYEKLKKEFSLKIDDVRLQDFVKEGDSK, from the coding sequence ATGAGCGATTGGCTGAAAAAGGCTTGTTTTTTGTTGCTGGCGGCGGTTTTGCTGGTGGGGTGCTCGGAACAGAAAAAGGGTGACAATGTGCTGGCAACTTTCGAGGGGGGCAGTCTGACCGTCGAGGACGTGCAGGCTCATCTGCGCAAACTGAAGAAAAATTCGCGTTATCGGAACAATCCGGAATTGCTGACGCCCGAATATGCCTTTGACCACGCTGTCAATATGGAGATGGTCATTGCCAAGGGGTTGAAGGAAAATCTTCATCTCGATCCGAATATCCGGGCGGAGATTCATGGTTTTATGGCCAATCTGTTTCTCAAGGTCATGCAGGACCGGCTGGTTCCCCAGATCGATAAGGCACGTTTCACTGAGGAGGAGGTCAAGGCCTATTTCGACGCCCACCCGGAGAGCTATGTGACTCCGGCGCTTTACGACGTGCGAATTATCAAGGCTGCCGACAAGGCCGAGTTGGAATCCCTGGTCGCCGAACTGGGCGGCGGTCTGACCTTCGAGGAGGCGGTTCGCACCCATTCCACCGACGCCGCGACGCGCGAAAAGGGCGGCGCAGTCGGCCGCAGGCCCCTCAAGCGTTTTCGTCCCGACTGGCGGGGAATCGTCGAAAAGCTGGAGCCCGGCAAGGTGTCGGAGCCGACCGCGATCGGGGATTCCTGGTACCTTTTGAAGCTGGAAGGGAAAACCGAGCCGGTTTCCCATGTCTACGAGGACAAAAAAGCCTATGTGCGCAACGACCTCCTCTACACGCGCTATCGGGAAGCCTGGCAGGGAACTTATGAGAAGTTGAAGAAGGAATTTTCCCTCAAGATCGATGATGTCCGTCTGCAAGACTTTGTCAAGGAAGGCGATTCAAAGTGA
- a CDS encoding type II secretion system protein GspG — MIEVIRRLLVAGLTIGVIAGNADEITRFYDETVAQAQHLATAADLRSISNMLDHEFMKRGRYPRNRDFEKWLKRTFKESPGGELGRDHWGNQLIYKVDHSQKGFSLVSKGPDGLAGTADDLLVKGP; from the coding sequence ATGATTGAAGTCATCAGACGTCTGCTGGTTGCCGGTCTGACCATTGGCGTCATCGCCGGCAATGCCGATGAAATCACGCGCTTTTACGATGAGACCGTGGCCCAGGCCCAGCATCTGGCCACGGCTGCCGATTTGCGCAGCATCAGCAACATGCTCGACCACGAATTCATGAAACGGGGGCGTTATCCGCGCAACCGGGATTTTGAAAAATGGTTGAAACGGACGTTCAAGGAAAGCCCGGGCGGGGAACTCGGCCGCGATCATTGGGGCAATCAACTGATATACAAAGTCGACCATTCCCAAAAAGGGTTTTCACTGGTAAGCAAAGGACCGGACGGCTTGGCCGGAACGGCCGACGATCTGCTGGTAAAAGGTCCCTGA
- a CDS encoding type IV pilus prepilin peptidase PihH — MSSDSAQPLGKKSKSLARRFKRRNYFINKPFQLAFAGNMLVITFLACVFTALYVSWMFVYVLDDRLLVGGVLNGYYLLKIGLMLAGLVTGVVIWTILRTHAIAGPIYRVQKILRDAAEGRFPQRPIAFRRGDAFMGLAEDLNRCLDSMQRDRKRLERLRAYADEDSDVSPSTEDLGASARAADFAGES; from the coding sequence ATGTCTTCCGATAGCGCCCAACCCCTGGGGAAAAAGTCGAAATCCTTGGCCAGACGTTTTAAACGCCGCAACTATTTCATCAACAAACCCTTCCAGCTGGCTTTTGCCGGCAACATGCTGGTGATTACCTTCCTTGCCTGTGTCTTTACGGCACTGTATGTCAGCTGGATGTTTGTCTACGTTCTCGACGATCGGCTTCTGGTTGGCGGAGTCCTCAATGGATATTACCTTCTGAAAATCGGCCTCATGCTGGCCGGGCTTGTCACCGGGGTCGTCATCTGGACGATTTTGCGTACGCATGCCATTGCCGGCCCCATTTACAGGGTCCAAAAAATCCTGCGGGATGCGGCGGAAGGCCGTTTCCCGCAACGGCCCATCGCTTTTCGCAGAGGGGATGCCTTCATGGGCCTGGCCGAGGATCTCAACCGTTGCCTGGATAGCATGCAGAGGGATCGCAAGCGGTTGGAGCGGCTGCGGGCCTACGCCGATGAAGACTCCGATGTTTCTCCGTCGACGGAGGATCTCGGGGCATCCGCGAGGGCGGCTGATTTCGCTGGTGAGTCATGA
- a CDS encoding Crp/Fnr family transcriptional regulator has protein sequence MLNTSQSVVALSENQESRWLPPGLHLHDWRQAAAAPIFDGIPTEVIMEALKSGDLCCFTKNHLVFTPDCRPSSFLLILRGRIKLYCLDADGEERGLRFAGPGELLCPPLNNHHKSTPCGTFAEASENLRLLMLPAGGFLQLLHNHFGMARNLIAQLASSLERAGHQACLRKARSAPVLVARYLLEQTHENNAVIDVRPVRMTAQELGIARETLSRAITGLRKRHLIDYCRGRVQVVDRPGLQELASHL, from the coding sequence ATGCTTAACACATCGCAAAGTGTCGTTGCCCTTTCGGAAAACCAGGAGAGTCGATGGTTGCCTCCCGGTCTCCACCTGCATGACTGGCGACAGGCAGCGGCAGCGCCAATTTTCGACGGCATCCCCACCGAAGTCATCATGGAAGCCCTGAAATCGGGCGATCTATGCTGCTTTACGAAAAATCATCTGGTATTTACTCCGGATTGCCGGCCATCATCGTTTTTGCTCATCCTGAGAGGGCGCATCAAGTTGTATTGTCTGGATGCCGATGGAGAAGAACGCGGATTGCGTTTTGCCGGGCCTGGCGAGTTGTTGTGCCCGCCCTTGAACAACCACCATAAGTCGACTCCCTGCGGCACCTTTGCGGAGGCCTCCGAAAACCTGCGACTGCTGATGCTTCCTGCCGGCGGTTTTCTGCAGTTACTGCACAACCACTTCGGAATGGCGCGCAACCTCATCGCGCAACTGGCATCCTCCCTGGAACGAGCCGGACACCAGGCCTGCCTGCGCAAAGCCCGCTCGGCACCGGTGCTGGTCGCCCGTTACCTGTTGGAACAAACACACGAGAACAACGCCGTAATCGACGTACGCCCTGTTCGCATGACGGCCCAGGAACTGGGCATTGCCCGTGAAACATTATCCCGTGCCATCACCGGTCTGCGCAAACGCCACCTGATCGACTACTGCAGGGGCAGGGTCCAGGTTGTCGACCGGCCGGGACTGCAGGAACTCGCCTCTCACTTATGA